A single region of the Bartonella harrusi genome encodes:
- a CDS encoding phage tail protein → MKDPLMMLGPHQFYVDWLNFQSFEEEFSASWVSMERFGKAPSLQFTGYGNDAKTIHGVWFPEEFGDRVAIDALTMTIRAAKPVQMLRWVNDISYSAIFHGPVVITSITKDHDYISRSGQSQRIRYSISLVPFFDGGKPQGYFQEGRQL, encoded by the coding sequence AGTTTTATGTCGATTGGCTGAATTTCCAATCCTTTGAGGAAGAGTTTTCCGCCTCATGGGTGTCTATGGAGCGTTTTGGCAAAGCCCCCAGCTTGCAATTTACCGGCTATGGCAATGATGCCAAAACCATCCATGGCGTGTGGTTTCCAGAAGAGTTTGGTGATCGTGTAGCCATCGATGCACTCACCATGACCATTAGAGCAGCAAAACCGGTGCAGATGCTTCGTTGGGTCAATGATATAAGCTATAGTGCCATATTCCATGGTCCCGTGGTGATCACCTCGATCACCAAAGACCACGATTATATCAGTCGCTCTGGTCAATCGCAGCGTATCCGTTATTCCATCAGTCTGGTGCCCTTTTTTGATGGGGGCAAACCGCAAGGATATTTCCAAGAGGGACGACAGCTATGA
- a CDS encoding tail protein X, whose translation MKLPVKHIVVELEDLSLDLICFQHAMAVLGDRQQAGFLEGYLEATLRANSGIAQYGAVLPRGLEITLPEFVFVPPQSRVKRLWD comes from the coding sequence ATGAAGCTACCAGTAAAGCACATTGTTGTAGAGTTAGAAGATCTCAGTCTCGATCTGATTTGCTTTCAACATGCCATGGCGGTGTTAGGAGACCGTCAACAGGCTGGATTCTTAGAGGGCTATTTAGAAGCCACCTTGAGAGCCAATTCAGGGATTGCCCAATATGGTGCTGTTTTGCCACGGGGTTTAGAGATCACTTTGCCTGAATTTGTCTTTGTTCCTCCTCAAAGCAGAGTGAAGCGGTTATGGGATTAA
- a CDS encoding phage late control D family protein, with amino-acid sequence MGLRRSTPFIVVKVGEKAVHEVFYQRLLSTTITDHAGNEVDRFEAEFDDRDNDLEIPQKNSTLQVMFGYQDSISAVMGRFVVESVVSIGGSDGEVLRLCGKSASMRGELKEQISEHFDNQTIGEIVESLAKRHGYQAKVDQEFYSKTLPYVVRTNQSTIDFLTRLAERMQARFFIKDNKFLFLSGNNLPAITLSKHDCSSWEFTLEPRTQYGSVESTYFDRSQGKQLSVKYQTNLQGPTRRLRGCYPCREEALAAAASESDRLCRGMGSGSLALEGRPEIMADQPLILQGFREQINGAWKAATVTHRYEKQSGYTTEITLEAPEKGKQPWEEDSS; translated from the coding sequence ATGGGATTAAGGCGGAGCACTCCTTTTATTGTGGTTAAGGTGGGAGAAAAAGCCGTCCATGAGGTTTTCTACCAGCGTCTTCTTAGCACCACCATTACCGATCATGCCGGCAATGAAGTCGATCGTTTTGAAGCGGAGTTTGATGATAGGGACAATGATTTAGAGATTCCGCAAAAGAACAGCACCCTGCAGGTGATGTTTGGTTATCAGGACAGCATCAGTGCTGTTATGGGGCGTTTTGTTGTCGAATCGGTTGTCAGTATCGGGGGCAGTGATGGAGAGGTTTTGCGCCTTTGCGGCAAAAGCGCTTCGATGCGTGGTGAACTCAAAGAACAGATAAGTGAGCATTTTGACAATCAAACCATTGGTGAGATTGTCGAAAGCTTAGCCAAGCGTCATGGTTATCAAGCCAAAGTCGACCAAGAGTTTTATAGCAAAACCTTGCCTTATGTGGTGCGCACCAATCAGTCGACAATTGATTTTTTAACCCGCCTTGCGGAGCGTATGCAGGCACGTTTTTTTATCAAAGACAATAAGTTTTTATTTTTAAGCGGCAACAATTTACCGGCAATCACTCTTTCCAAGCATGATTGTTCCAGTTGGGAATTTACCCTCGAGCCACGCACCCAATATGGCAGCGTTGAATCAACCTATTTTGATCGCTCGCAAGGAAAACAGCTGTCTGTCAAATATCAAACGAATCTCCAAGGCCCCACACGGCGTTTGCGTGGTTGCTATCCTTGCAGAGAGGAAGCTTTGGCTGCTGCCGCATCAGAATCGGACCGGCTTTGTCGTGGTATGGGCAGTGGTTCTTTGGCTTTAGAGGGGCGTCCAGAAATCATGGCCGATCAACCTCTCATTTTGCAAGGGTTCCGCGAGCAAATCAATGGAGCATGGAAAGCCGCAACCGTCACCCACCGCTATGAGAAACAAAGCGGCTATACCACAGAAATCACCTTAGAGGCACCAGAAAAGGGAAAACAGCCATGGGAAGAGGATAGCTCCTAG
- a CDS encoding SlyX family protein — MSVENRLIELETKLAYQEKLIDELSCVVTDQWKSLNEISKKLNILMRRFSDLEEQGVSEDVLSSFHQ; from the coding sequence ATGTCTGTTGAAAATAGGCTGATAGAATTAGAAACAAAACTAGCTTATCAAGAAAAATTGATTGATGAGCTCTCTTGCGTGGTAACTGATCAATGGAAAAGTTTAAATGAGATATCCAAAAAACTTAATATTTTAATGAGGAGGTTTTCAGATTTAGAAGAACAGGGTGTTTCCGAAGATGTTTTGTCATCTTTTCATCAATAG
- a CDS encoding amino acid permease, with the protein MFEEKNNELKRNLQNRHIQMIALGGVIGTGLFYGSTESIKLAGPSAILAYLLGGLIIYFIMRMLGEMSVEEPTSGAFSFFAYKYWGSLAGFITGWNYWFLYILVSMTELTVVGFYLDYWILIDHWKSSLIVLLLVTLINLLNVRFYGEFEFFLALIKVVAVVGMIIFGIFLILTGIDGYQVGIHHLWTHGGFFPYGATGVILATCVVMFSFGGTELIGIAAGEVSNPQKTIPIAIRKVMWRIIIFYIGSISVIMMISPWNTIGKDGSPFVTIFTTVGIPAAGHILNFVVIMAAISVYNSGIYSNGRMLYSLAIQKNAPRIFGKLNAAHIPYIAILFSSLCTAIIVVVNVLVPDNSFMRIMALATAAAVITWAIIVIVHLKFRRAHKDKEGSFIYPFGLYPYANYFCIFFLALLFLIMFLSGFGKDGLMVQIFDMLGIRTTFIESYIPAQMPDMSLSVIIIPLWCLLLLLGYKLKR; encoded by the coding sequence ATGTTCGAGGAAAAAAACAATGAGTTGAAGCGTAATCTTCAAAATCGTCATATTCAAATGATTGCTTTAGGCGGGGTTATTGGAACAGGTCTTTTTTATGGGTCAACAGAGTCTATAAAATTAGCTGGCCCTTCAGCTATTCTAGCATATCTTTTGGGAGGACTTATTATTTATTTCATCATGCGAATGCTTGGTGAGATGTCAGTAGAAGAGCCAACATCAGGTGCCTTTAGTTTTTTTGCCTATAAATATTGGGGGAGTTTAGCTGGTTTTATAACAGGTTGGAATTATTGGTTTCTTTATATTCTTGTTAGTATGACTGAACTTACCGTTGTGGGGTTTTACCTTGATTATTGGATTTTGATTGATCATTGGAAGTCATCTCTCATTGTTCTTTTGCTTGTAACCTTGATTAATTTGTTGAATGTTCGTTTTTATGGCGAGTTTGAATTTTTCTTAGCTTTGATTAAAGTGGTTGCCGTTGTTGGTATGATTATTTTTGGAATTTTTCTCATTCTCACCGGAATAGATGGATATCAAGTGGGCATTCATCATCTTTGGACCCATGGCGGTTTTTTTCCTTATGGTGCAACAGGAGTTATTTTGGCTACATGCGTAGTGATGTTTTCTTTTGGAGGAACAGAATTAATTGGTATTGCTGCTGGAGAGGTATCAAATCCACAAAAGACAATACCCATTGCTATTCGTAAAGTAATGTGGAGGATTATTATTTTTTATATTGGTTCTATCAGCGTCATTATGATGATAAGTCCGTGGAATACAATTGGAAAAGATGGTAGTCCTTTCGTCACCATTTTTACAACCGTTGGAATTCCCGCAGCTGGACATATTTTGAATTTTGTGGTGATTATGGCTGCTATTTCGGTTTATAATAGTGGTATTTATTCCAATGGTCGTATGCTTTATAGTTTAGCAATACAAAAAAATGCACCACGTATTTTTGGGAAGCTTAATGCTGCTCATATTCCTTATATTGCTATCCTTTTTTCATCGTTGTGTACTGCGATAATTGTTGTTGTTAATGTTCTTGTTCCCGATAATAGTTTTATGCGGATTATGGCTCTTGCAACTGCGGCAGCAGTTATTACTTGGGCTATTATTGTTATTGTTCATTTAAAGTTTAGAAGAGCACATAAGGACAAAGAAGGATCATTTATTTATCCGTTTGGTCTGTATCCTTACGCTAACTATTTTTGCATCTTCTTTCTCGCTTTATTATTTTTGATTATGTTTTTAAGTGGCTTTGGAAAAGATGGATTAATGGTTCAAATTTTCGATATGTTAGGAATTAGAACAACCTTTATTGAATCATATATTCCTGCGCAGATGCCTGATATGAGCTTATCGGTTATTATCATTCCTCTGTGGTGTTTGCTTTTGCTTTTAGGCTATAAGCTTAAGAGATAA
- a CDS encoding energy-coupling factor ABC transporter ATP-binding protein, translating to MGIIKFNNVTQIFGDLCVLRDITVELTERRIAIIGANGSGKSTFVRLINGLQLPSHGFVSVDGLDTKQDAKAVKRKVGFIFQNPDNQIVLPLVEEDLAFGLKNLKLSKDEIQKCVDEILQRYDLQAFRNHAVHLLSGGQKQLIAISGVVAMKPDYIIFDEPTTLLDLRNKRRITQVIEELSQTALVVSHDLEFLRNFDRVLIFDRGKIAVDDVPCVAIKEYMRRMS from the coding sequence TTGGGGATCATAAAATTTAATAATGTCACACAAATTTTTGGTGATTTGTGCGTTTTAAGAGATATCACTGTAGAGCTTACAGAAAGGCGAATCGCTATTATTGGTGCAAATGGTTCTGGAAAAAGTACATTTGTTCGTCTTATCAATGGGTTGCAGTTACCATCTCATGGTTTTGTAAGCGTTGATGGGCTTGATACAAAGCAAGATGCAAAGGCAGTGAAGCGTAAAGTAGGGTTTATTTTTCAAAATCCTGATAATCAAATTGTTTTACCATTAGTAGAAGAAGATTTAGCTTTTGGTCTCAAAAATCTAAAACTTAGCAAAGATGAAATTCAGAAGTGTGTAGATGAAATTTTACAGCGCTATGATCTCCAAGCTTTCAGAAATCATGCGGTTCATTTATTAAGTGGTGGACAAAAACAATTGATTGCCATTTCGGGTGTAGTGGCGATGAAACCTGATTATATTATTTTTGATGAGCCAACGACATTGCTTGATTTGCGAAATAAGCGTCGTATTACACAAGTTATAGAGGAATTATCACAAACGGCGCTTGTCGTATCACATGATTTGGAATTTCTCAGAAACTTTGATAGAGTGCTCATTTTTGATAGGGGGAAAATAGCTGTTGATGATGTACCTTGTGTTGCCATCAAAGAATATATGAGAAGAATGTCTTGA
- a CDS encoding energy-coupling factor transporter transmembrane component T family protein produces the protein MIGLYLPKDTLIHRLKPEIKLVFLTLCGTIIFMVSSVFVLSLFLLFVALLYGIAKIPFNNILKQLKSMILFLVLIFVFQVIFKSWLTGFEVILRLISLVFLASLVSLTTKVSDMVNAIETWIQPFQRFGINPSKFSMVLSMAIRFIPVVSEKFNEVREAQRARGFDTNITALAMPLIIRTIRMASEVAEALEARSYDADFDDKIFDDNKVIHSKGIIQ, from the coding sequence TTGATCGGCTTATATCTTCCTAAGGATACACTTATCCATCGGCTTAAACCAGAGATTAAGTTGGTGTTTCTGACTTTATGTGGAACTATTATATTTATGGTTTCATCTGTATTTGTGCTCTCGTTGTTTTTATTGTTTGTAGCTTTGTTGTATGGAATTGCGAAGATTCCCTTCAACAATATTTTAAAACAACTTAAATCTATGATTTTATTTTTAGTACTTATATTTGTTTTTCAAGTTATTTTTAAAAGTTGGCTTACTGGTTTTGAGGTTATATTGCGTTTAATTTCTCTTGTTTTTTTGGCATCTCTTGTGTCTTTAACAACTAAAGTTTCAGATATGGTGAATGCAATTGAAACATGGATTCAACCATTTCAACGCTTTGGTATAAATCCATCAAAATTTAGTATGGTGTTATCTATGGCAATCAGGTTCATTCCGGTTGTTAGTGAAAAATTCAATGAGGTGCGTGAAGCACAGCGGGCACGTGGATTTGATACGAACATTACTGCTCTTGCAATGCCATTAATTATACGAACAATAAGGATGGCTTCAGAAGTTGCTGAAGCACTAGAAGCACGTTCTTATGATGCTGATTTTGATGATAAAATATTTGACGATAATAAAGTTATTCATAGTAAGGGGATAATTCAATGA
- a CDS encoding biotin transporter BioY, whose product MNTKDLTYIALFAAIYAILGLFPPIFLPFLLGTPITAQSMGPMLAGSILGAKRGGLASLLFLVLVAIGLPLLAGGHGGISVFLGATSGYLIGFPFAAFFIGFMVELFWRRLNFITLFIINTVGGVGIVFLFGIPWMAYITQISLLTALTSSLGFLIGDFLKVLIASFVALTVKKSVPLIVPKR is encoded by the coding sequence ATGAATACAAAAGATCTAACTTATATTGCTTTATTTGCAGCAATTTACGCAATTTTGGGACTTTTCCCTCCTATTTTTCTTCCTTTCTTGCTTGGGACTCCTATTACTGCTCAGTCAATGGGCCCGATGTTAGCAGGATCTATACTCGGAGCAAAAAGAGGAGGCTTAGCATCTCTTCTTTTTCTTGTGCTTGTAGCTATTGGACTGCCTCTATTAGCTGGTGGACATGGAGGAATTAGTGTTTTTTTAGGAGCTACGAGTGGTTATCTGATAGGTTTTCCATTTGCAGCATTTTTTATTGGTTTTATGGTCGAGTTGTTTTGGCGACGGTTAAATTTTATTACATTGTTTATAATAAATACTGTCGGTGGAGTTGGGATTGTTTTTCTTTTTGGAATTCCTTGGATGGCTTATATTACTCAGATTTCTTTGCTGACAGCTTTAACAAGTTCCTTAGGTTTTTTGATTGGCGATTTTCTGAAAGTATTGATTGCATCCTTTGTAGCACTTACAGTTAAAAAATCTGTTCCTCTCATTGTACCCAAAAGATAG
- a CDS encoding ShlB/FhaC/HecB family hemolysin secretion/activation protein — MIRLFCCFVLAMVLSVIALPGFAENIRDQVIHQSETIQRQQTQQRRFQEWHKRTRKPEVFFEDDEESTSDNASRSKTCFMIKNIALMGARLISYRDLHGSISRWEGHCLGIDDINKVLKAVTMLYVKRGYIAVRAYLPEQDLRGGHLKIVVVEGRVEDITLDGHKVERKDRGEIATAFPNLIGHPTNLRAIEQGLDQINRLFSRQATLNLEAGKVSGDSILDLHIVKQKPWSFTVSSDNLGAQATGLYQTRLSLSFDDLLASNDQWSFSYQRSMDGGVYYFTDARPNSDTVTGSFSIPYGYWTAGFDGTWSQYHSSVKGIFSDILTSGKSLSLTPWISRVIARDQEGKTWLTGRLTWKYADNFILGSRIDVSSRKLAIATFAFDHMRQWLGGELNVHLGFHKGLAILDAYDDKEQENVSLNAPKGQFRKWSFSLSYVRPFSLHSYHFRYNSLFSGQWSPDSLFGSEQISLGGNSSIRGVREAVYYGNNGVFWRNELSLLLPGFTSKRGRKLMSQFSPYLALDLGAVADDASKNSFGGRLVGATLGFHAAGEMMDVDLSYSNLLKASTPLEKGTRGGVLQVRALLRF, encoded by the coding sequence ATGATCCGGTTATTTTGTTGTTTTGTGCTTGCCATGGTTTTAAGTGTTATCGCATTGCCGGGTTTTGCAGAAAATATACGGGATCAAGTGATCCATCAATCAGAGACTATTCAACGTCAACAAACGCAACAGCGACGTTTTCAGGAATGGCACAAAAGGACAAGAAAGCCTGAAGTATTTTTTGAGGATGATGAGGAAAGCACCTCCGATAATGCTTCGAGATCAAAAACCTGTTTTATGATCAAAAATATTGCGTTGATGGGTGCTAGGTTGATTTCTTATAGAGATCTTCATGGCAGCATTTCCCGTTGGGAAGGGCACTGTTTAGGCATTGATGATATCAACAAAGTGCTCAAAGCGGTAACCATGCTTTATGTCAAGCGTGGTTATATCGCGGTGCGGGCTTATTTGCCTGAGCAAGATTTAAGGGGTGGTCATCTCAAAATTGTTGTTGTTGAAGGTCGTGTAGAGGATATCACCCTGGATGGTCATAAAGTTGAGAGGAAAGATCGCGGCGAAATCGCCACGGCTTTTCCAAATCTGATTGGTCATCCGACCAATTTACGCGCGATAGAACAAGGGCTTGATCAAATTAATCGGCTGTTTTCTCGTCAAGCCACTCTTAATCTTGAAGCTGGAAAAGTTTCTGGTGATTCTATTCTTGATCTTCATATAGTCAAACAGAAACCTTGGAGTTTTACAGTTTCCAGTGATAATCTTGGAGCTCAGGCAACAGGTCTCTACCAAACACGCTTGAGCCTTTCTTTTGATGATTTATTAGCTTCCAATGATCAATGGTCGTTTAGCTATCAGCGCTCCATGGATGGTGGTGTGTATTATTTCACAGACGCGCGTCCCAACAGTGATACGGTCACGGGCTCCTTTTCCATTCCCTATGGTTATTGGACAGCGGGTTTTGATGGCACGTGGAGCCAATATCATTCGAGTGTTAAAGGAATATTTTCTGACATTTTAACATCGGGCAAGTCGTTATCGCTTACCCCTTGGATTTCGCGGGTTATTGCCCGTGATCAGGAGGGCAAGACATGGCTTACGGGACGATTGACCTGGAAATATGCCGATAATTTTATTCTGGGCAGTAGGATTGATGTATCGAGCCGTAAATTGGCTATTGCGACCTTTGCATTTGATCATATGCGCCAATGGCTTGGAGGAGAATTGAATGTTCATCTAGGGTTTCATAAAGGTTTAGCGATCTTAGATGCCTATGATGATAAAGAGCAAGAAAATGTCTCGCTCAATGCGCCCAAAGGGCAATTTAGAAAATGGTCTTTTTCCTTGAGCTATGTGCGTCCTTTTTCACTCCATTCATATCATTTTCGCTACAATAGCCTGTTTTCAGGGCAGTGGTCTCCCGATAGTTTGTTTGGTTCAGAACAAATATCGCTTGGCGGCAACTCTTCTATACGCGGGGTGCGTGAGGCGGTTTATTACGGCAATAACGGAGTGTTTTGGCGCAATGAATTGTCCCTGTTATTGCCAGGTTTTACCTCCAAGAGAGGTCGTAAATTGATGAGCCAATTTTCCCCTTATTTGGCGCTTGATCTGGGGGCTGTGGCCGATGATGCAAGCAAAAACAGTTTTGGTGGTCGCTTGGTTGGCGCAACGCTTGGTTTTCATGCGGCTGGAGAGATGATGGATGTTGATTTGTCTTATTCCAATCTTTTGAAGGCGTCGACACCGCTGGAGAAAGGGACTAGGGGTGGAGTATTGCAAGTACGGGCTTTGTTAAGGTTTTAG